DNA from Mesorhizobium sp. B2-1-1:
AACGGCTTCGACATCGACAAGGAGTTGAAGTCCGACATCGCCTCGGGCAGCACCAACTGGTGCGTCGGCTGGAACCATTCCTCCTTCGCGCCGCAGTATACCGGCCTCTATACCGACCTCAGCAAATTGCTGCCCAAGGAAGAGATCGACGCCTTCGTGCCATCGACGATCAAGGCGGCGACCATAGATGGCAAGCTGGAGATGCTGCCGCGCGCGCAGTTCGACGTCTCTGCCCTCTACTACCAGAAGAGCCTCTACGAGAACGCCGACAACAAGGCCAAGTTCAAGGCGAAATACGGCTATGATCTGGTGCCGCCGGACACCTGGAAGGAAGTCACCGACCAGGCCGAGTTCTTCGCCAACCCGCCCAACTTCTACGGCACGCAGTTCGCCGGTAAAGAAGAGGCGATCAACGGCCGCTTCTACGAGATGGTGGTGGCCGAGGGCGGCGAGTATCTCGACAAGGACGGCAAGCCGGTCTTCAACTCCGAAGCCGGCGTGCGGGCGCTCGACTGGTTCGTCAACCTCTACAAGGCCAAGGCCGTGCCGGCCGGAACCACCAACTATCTCTGGGACGATCTGGGCCAGGGTTTTGCCTCGGGCACCGTCGCCATCAACTTGGACTGGCCGGGCTGGGCCGGCTTCTTCAACGATCCGAAGTCGTCGAAGGTCGCCGGCAATGTCGGCGTCAAGGTCGCGCCGAAAGGCTCGTCCGGCAAGCACACCGGCTGGTCCGGTTTCCATGGCTTCTCGGTGACCGAGAACTGCCCGAACAAGGAGGCCGCGGCATCGCTGGTGTGGTGGCTGACCAACGAGGACAGCCAGAAGCTGGAAGCCGCCGCGGGCCCGCTGCCGACCCGCACCGCGGTCTGGGACTGGGACCTGAAGCAGGCCGAAAACGATCCTTACAAGAAGGAGGTCCTCTCCGCCTTCCAGGAAGAAGCCAAGCACGCCTTCGCGGTGCCGCAGACGCCTGAATGGATCGAGATCTCGAACGCCGTCTATCCCGAATTGCAGGCGGCGATCCTCGGCGACAAGACGTCCAAGCAGGCGCTCGACGAAGCCGCC
Protein-coding regions in this window:
- a CDS encoding ABC transporter substrate-binding protein is translated as MNRLLSGVCAGALLLASGAGAALAGDLPGKFEGVTVDVKLIGGQQYEKLYERIPEWEKATGAKVNILTKKNGFDIDKELKSDIASGSTNWCVGWNHSSFAPQYTGLYTDLSKLLPKEEIDAFVPSTIKAATIDGKLEMLPRAQFDVSALYYQKSLYENADNKAKFKAKYGYDLVPPDTWKEVTDQAEFFANPPNFYGTQFAGKEEAINGRFYEMVVAEGGEYLDKDGKPVFNSEAGVRALDWFVNLYKAKAVPAGTTNYLWDDLGQGFASGTVAINLDWPGWAGFFNDPKSSKVAGNVGVKVAPKGSSGKHTGWSGFHGFSVTENCPNKEAAASLVWWLTNEDSQKLEAAAGPLPTRTAVWDWDLKQAENDPYKKEVLSAFQEEAKHAFAVPQTPEWIEISNAVYPELQAAILGDKTSKQALDEAAAKATQILEDAGKL